Proteins from a genomic interval of Diospyros lotus cultivar Yz01 chromosome 6, ASM1463336v1, whole genome shotgun sequence:
- the LOC127803106 gene encoding 4,5-DOPA dioxygenase extradiol-like, with protein MERLKIKETFFITHGPPTMSIDESLPARHFLKSFREKVYGSAAPAAILIISAHWETSHPAVTAVSGPSPTIYDFDGFPTQTYQLKYPAPGAPELAERVKEILNASGLERVDVDKKRGLDHGAWVPLMLMYPEADIPVCQLSIQTHKNATYHYNLGRALAPLKDEGVLFLGSGAATHNLSKLHDEGVLIFGSAGAATHNLGKLRASRGHDSSVADSWALAFDTWLKDALLSGRFEDVNEYEEKAPYGKVAHPRPDHFYPLHVAMGAAGQNAKAELVHHSWEFGALSYSSYKFTAT; from the exons ATGGAGAGGTTGAAGATAAAGGAAACGTTCTTCATCACGCATGGACCGCCGACGATGTCGATCGACGAATCATTGCCGGCGAGGCATTTCCTGAAATCATTCAGGGAGAAGGTGTACGGATCAGCTGCACCCGCCGCCATCCTCATCATCTCCGCCCACTGGGAGACCTCCCACCCCGCCGTCACCGCCGTCTCCGGCCCCTCGCCCACCATCTACGATTTCGACGGCTTCCCCACCCAGACATACCAG CTCAAGTACCCGGCTCCTGGAGCTCCAGAATTGGCAGAGAGGGTGAAGGAAATACTAAATGCAAGTGGGTTGGAGCGGGTGGATGTGGACAAGAAGCGAGGGCTTGACCATGGCGCTTGGGTTCCATTGATGCTGATGTATCCAGAGGCAGATATTCCAGTGTGCCAGCTCTCCATTCAGACCCACAAAAACGCCACTTACCATTACAATCTGGGCAGAGCCTTGGCCCCTCTCAAGGATGAAGGCGTCCTCTTTCTTGGTTCTGGGGCTGCCACTCACAACCTCAGTAAGCTCCACGATGAAGGCGTCCTCATTTTTGGTTCTGCAGGGGCTGCCACGCACAACCTCGGTAAGCTCCGCGCTTCCAGGGGCCATGACTCATCAGTTGCTGATTCCTGGGCTTTGGCTTTCGATACCTGGCTCAAAGATGCCCTTCTCTCTGGAAG GTTTGAGGATGTGAACGAGTATGAAGAGAAGGCACCATATGGAAAAGTGGCCCACCCGAGGCCTGACCATTTCTACCCATTGCATGTGGCCATGGGTGCCGCAGGCCAAAATGCCAAGGCTGAACTTGTCCACCATAGCTGGGAGTTCGGAGCACTTTCTTATTCCTCTTACAAGTTCACCGCAACCTAA